From a region of the Janthinobacterium sp. 61 genome:
- the tssG gene encoding type VI secretion system baseplate subunit TssG — translation MQTKKRTAESGVVRHLLAEPYRYQFVQAVRILLCWLRSQHVSQAQAFSQVLRFKNSMSLNFPASEIEHLSLDDNEQLILIPTFMRFLGVGGTLPLHHSERIAAYRMSSKDAGVSAFLDIFSHRMVVLYYQAWEKYRLESTLQTQANDAQLPLLLALAGVRRTALPSSAEPEAVTQDVAAWYAGQLRCRPVSAQAIGPVLAEYCGVPVVLQQFVGGWDYLGKNRRSLLSSANFTLARGATVGLRLWRQDMRVCLHIGPLDPAGLQRFLPRSAGAAALAKMLALFGVPDLQYEVRLILSPPCITPLLLSSQLSERRRLGWTTFLQTAQGKAGGAEVRYLLHLA, via the coding sequence ATGCAAACCAAGAAGCGGACTGCAGAATCTGGTGTAGTCCGACACTTGCTAGCCGAGCCGTACCGTTACCAGTTCGTGCAGGCGGTACGTATTCTGCTGTGCTGGCTACGTAGTCAGCATGTGTCACAGGCGCAAGCCTTCAGCCAGGTGTTGCGCTTCAAGAACAGCATGTCCTTGAATTTCCCCGCCAGTGAAATTGAGCACCTCTCGCTCGACGACAATGAACAACTGATATTGATACCGACGTTCATGCGTTTTCTGGGCGTCGGCGGCACCTTGCCCTTGCACCACTCAGAACGCATTGCCGCCTACCGCATGTCGAGCAAAGACGCTGGCGTCTCGGCCTTCCTCGATATCTTTTCGCACCGCATGGTCGTGCTGTATTACCAGGCGTGGGAAAAGTATCGATTGGAATCCACGCTCCAGACCCAGGCAAACGATGCCCAATTGCCCTTGTTGCTGGCACTGGCCGGCGTGCGGCGCACTGCGCTGCCGTCGAGCGCCGAACCTGAAGCCGTGACACAGGACGTCGCGGCCTGGTACGCGGGTCAGCTGCGCTGCCGCCCCGTCTCCGCGCAAGCGATTGGCCCCGTACTGGCCGAGTACTGCGGTGTGCCAGTCGTCCTGCAACAATTTGTCGGTGGCTGGGACTATCTGGGAAAAAATCGGCGCAGCCTGCTGAGCAGTGCCAACTTTACCCTGGCGCGCGGCGCAACCGTTGGCCTGCGGCTTTGGCGCCAGGACATGCGCGTATGCCTGCATATCGGCCCGCTGGATCCCGCCGGCCTGCAACGTTTCCTGCCGCGCAGCGCAGGTGCGGCGGCACTGGCAAAGATGCTCGCGCTGTTCGGCGTACCAGACTTGCAGTATGAAGTTCGGCTGATATTGAGTCCGCCATGCATTACCCCCCTGCTCCTGAGTTCCCAACTTTCAGAGAGACGACGCCTTGGCTGGACGACGTTTCTGCAGACAGCACAAGGCAAGGCAGGCGGCGCCGAAGTGCGTTATTTGCTGCACCTGGCTTGA
- a CDS encoding triacylglycerol lipase: MNDDTDLNEHGNHQGEFRQSVGGWAEYTVNMTEIIDTIRHDVTIPPRKIIPIIFLPGVMGSNLRMTKKRQDDLKRPDNRSWRPDDMVDKSGNLAVATGSGLGGWFRSASPRDRQLAFDPNETEVEYYQYSIENERFFPGGDITKGSDVRHNNVPDDFLGVPPLISVSTKKNAQVDSIQKPGVMGRFIPREVRETPAHIARWRGWSEVLFAGAYGEMLQKTEFFMNNITRKGQVLPHWKIDPSDQQTGRYSFGQQAYPPIAKLLIKDPKEFGGSSGVPINNSDMLKIAPCWYPVHALGYNFLQSNAISSTVIAERIRGIVKGYQKCGFKCGEVILVTHSMGGLLARSLMHPRYGNMLNDKDIKILGIYHNVMPTLGAASAYKRMRFGFQEKSGPLNTLAAQVLAIDGEHATAILANTPAPLEMMPGMAYGQEWLKVVDASDKLLWSWPRDKESALEGIYLQPANAWWRLINPSWVNPANIPLNKGGGIDNVMQRLKDASALLKEIEKIFHPNTYASYCASKEFLSYGEITFKVIEGLEIKKSANQENTTPPPNKWRLLTDDAKGNLTIQAGTRVLKLKLQPANSAGDETVPSDRSAKHIPGKKFVHGEKAGTGYEHQNSYTHPHVLASMLYSIVQIAKTAKWE; encoded by the coding sequence ATGAATGACGATACGGATCTGAATGAACACGGCAATCACCAAGGCGAGTTTCGGCAGAGTGTTGGCGGATGGGCTGAATACACCGTCAATATGACTGAAATAATAGATACGATTCGTCATGACGTAACTATTCCGCCCAGGAAAATAATACCAATCATATTTCTACCGGGTGTTATGGGTAGTAACTTAAGAATGACAAAAAAACGTCAAGATGATCTGAAGCGACCAGATAACAGATCATGGAGGCCTGATGACATGGTAGACAAATCTGGAAATTTGGCGGTTGCAACCGGTAGCGGTCTAGGTGGTTGGTTCAGGAGTGCGTCCCCCAGAGATCGACAATTGGCTTTTGATCCGAATGAAACTGAAGTTGAGTACTATCAATATTCAATTGAAAATGAACGCTTCTTTCCAGGTGGTGATATCACCAAAGGATCCGACGTACGCCACAATAATGTTCCTGACGATTTCCTTGGAGTTCCACCATTGATTTCTGTTAGCACTAAAAAGAATGCACAAGTAGATTCTATTCAGAAACCTGGAGTAATGGGAAGATTTATTCCCCGCGAGGTACGTGAAACGCCAGCACATATTGCACGGTGGCGCGGATGGAGTGAAGTTCTTTTCGCCGGAGCCTATGGAGAAATGCTTCAAAAGACAGAATTTTTCATGAATAATATAACAAGAAAAGGACAAGTTTTACCTCATTGGAAAATTGATCCTTCCGATCAACAAACTGGTAGATATTCATTTGGCCAACAAGCCTACCCACCTATTGCCAAGCTTCTGATAAAAGATCCAAAAGAATTTGGCGGTTCTTCCGGAGTACCAATTAACAATTCTGACATGCTAAAGATTGCTCCATGTTGGTATCCGGTTCATGCGTTGGGATACAACTTCCTACAGAGCAATGCCATTTCTTCCACTGTTATTGCCGAACGCATACGCGGCATAGTAAAAGGATATCAGAAATGCGGCTTCAAATGCGGCGAGGTCATTCTCGTCACGCATAGTATGGGAGGTTTGCTCGCCAGATCCTTGATGCACCCTAGATATGGAAATATGCTTAATGACAAGGATATAAAAATACTTGGAATATATCATAACGTGATGCCTACCTTAGGCGCCGCCAGTGCATATAAACGCATGCGTTTCGGTTTTCAGGAAAAGAGTGGCCCATTAAATACTCTCGCAGCCCAAGTTCTTGCCATTGACGGCGAACATGCCACAGCAATTCTCGCAAATACGCCAGCTCCTCTAGAGATGATGCCCGGCATGGCATATGGTCAAGAGTGGCTCAAAGTTGTTGACGCAAGTGATAAGTTGCTTTGGAGTTGGCCACGAGATAAGGAGAGTGCGCTGGAGGGCATTTACCTGCAACCTGCAAATGCTTGGTGGAGGCTAATAAATCCTTCGTGGGTGAACCCGGCAAATATTCCACTTAACAAAGGAGGAGGCATCGACAATGTCATGCAACGATTGAAAGATGCCTCTGCCTTATTAAAGGAAATAGAGAAAATTTTTCATCCAAATACATATGCAAGCTATTGCGCATCAAAAGAGTTCCTAAGCTATGGAGAAATAACGTTCAAAGTCATTGAAGGTCTTGAAATAAAAAAATCAGCCAACCAGGAAAATACAACGCCCCCACCAAATAAATGGAGGCTACTGACTGATGATGCAAAAGGCAACCTTACTATACAGGCGGGAACACGTGTTTTGAAGCTAAAATTACAACCAGCAAATTCCGCTGGCGATGAAACCGTCCCATCGGATCGTTCAGCAAAACACATACCTGGAAAAAAATTTGTCCATGGAGAGAAAGCTGGAACTGGATATGAACATCAAAATAGCTATACTCATCCACATGTTCTAGCATCTATGCTTTATTCAATTGTGCAAATTGCAAAAACAGCCAAATGGGAATGA
- a CDS encoding DUF2750 domain-containing protein has protein sequence MHPEKFKQVAGLPSAERHAYFVRKVADTQEVWGLYHDGWATAQVDGKVVIPFWPEAVFAQACASGDWEYFQPRAIALDDFLNKWLPGMASNHQLASVFPVPQGSASIAAPADLLADLREEARHYE, from the coding sequence GTGCATCCTGAAAAGTTCAAGCAGGTGGCGGGGCTGCCGTCCGCCGAACGCCATGCCTACTTTGTGCGCAAAGTGGCCGATACGCAAGAAGTGTGGGGCTTGTACCACGACGGCTGGGCCACGGCGCAAGTCGACGGCAAGGTCGTCATCCCGTTCTGGCCGGAAGCGGTATTCGCGCAAGCGTGCGCCAGCGGCGACTGGGAGTATTTCCAGCCGCGCGCCATCGCCCTCGACGATTTTTTGAACAAGTGGCTGCCTGGCATGGCGAGCAATCACCAGCTGGCTTCCGTGTTTCCCGTGCCGCAGGGCAGCGCCAGCATCGCGGCGCCTGCTGATCTGCTTGCCGACCTGCGAGAGGAAGCCAGACACTATGAATAA
- a CDS encoding Imm1 family immunity protein, which translates to MMMELNLHGEPRVLDSVQALEQALQEACALAQCELWLTRATEAEQGPALCMLRNGGNAWLMYLSGQDDLSFHTLGDEEAEGTCSYLLANGQVDEYPEAWCVEVEHCQRAFVAFFRTGGARPAAIAWEAD; encoded by the coding sequence ATGATGATGGAATTGAATTTGCATGGCGAGCCGCGTGTGCTCGACAGCGTGCAGGCGCTGGAACAGGCACTGCAGGAAGCGTGTGCGCTGGCGCAATGCGAATTGTGGCTGACCAGGGCCACGGAGGCGGAACAGGGCCCGGCCCTGTGCATGCTGCGCAATGGCGGCAATGCCTGGCTGATGTATCTGTCGGGGCAGGACGACTTGAGTTTTCATACACTGGGTGACGAGGAGGCAGAGGGCACCTGTAGCTATCTGCTGGCCAATGGCCAGGTGGACGAGTATCCCGAGGCATGGTGCGTGGAGGTGGAACACTGCCAGCGTGCCTTTGTCGCGTTTTTCAGGACAGGCGGCGCGCGGCCGGCCGCCATCGCATGGGAGGCGGATTGA
- a CDS encoding PAAR domain-containing protein → MGKTAALADDTTFCPKCKGSFPITPDGAGAKHMGKAYAYDGDATACGAHLITSL, encoded by the coding sequence ATGGGGAAGACGGCGGCGCTGGCAGATGACACGACCTTCTGCCCAAAGTGCAAAGGCAGCTTTCCGATCACGCCGGATGGCGCTGGCGCAAAACACATGGGCAAGGCGTACGCCTATGACGGCGATGCCACCGCCTGTGGCGCCCACCTGATCACATCCCTATAA
- a CDS encoding GNAT family N-acetyltransferase, translating into MPITLRPALPDDIDALWALRTVAVRVSCATHYAPEQIAVWTASTVPPAYAAMLAAGGGIVAMQDNAITGYAMLDANKQEVDAVFVDPACAGLGIGKRLLAALELLARQRGIVRLHLSASLNAVPFYAAAGFVALREEAYAHPSGISLASVAMEKALAAA; encoded by the coding sequence ATGCCCATCACCCTGCGCCCCGCCCTGCCCGACGATATCGACGCCCTGTGGGCCTTGCGCACGGTAGCCGTGCGCGTCAGTTGTGCCACGCATTATGCGCCGGAGCAAATTGCTGTATGGACGGCTTCGACCGTGCCGCCTGCGTATGCCGCCATGCTGGCCGCAGGTGGCGGCATCGTGGCGATGCAGGATAATGCCATCACCGGCTACGCCATGCTGGACGCAAATAAGCAGGAAGTCGATGCCGTGTTTGTCGACCCCGCGTGCGCGGGCCTGGGCATCGGCAAGCGGCTGCTGGCGGCGCTGGAGCTGCTGGCGCGCCAGCGCGGCATAGTCCGCCTGCACCTGTCCGCGTCGCTCAATGCCGTGCCGTTTTACGCTGCCGCCGGCTTTGTTGCCTTGCGCGAGGAAGCGTATGCGCATCCCAGCGGCATCAGCCTAGCCAGCGTGGCGATGGAAAAGGCGCTGGCGGCCGCCTGA
- a CDS encoding T6SS immunity protein Tli4 family protein, producing the protein MPNYKKVLIFIISILSIQTKANEIEPQKIHEAKEMNENSIQRRKIETLFQRTKNICFGRYLLNLPNEAELIVGNSAVDLFKGGPDNLKRQAEIDLKKIQSLNISPEIIYNDNGPIENSWQLRYYNSSSAKEANFIIYRTLINKGDFIFAIGDAVGNGDTERATAERQLIQAKSLRLRATEEVPTMPGICVEHGFMSENQYKYQEIDDVGIYLPSLPDVTFSISSNKDAYGDYPPAEFESRLRGELSLLHRIQDAKKIQGNNYPKRTLLREGKRTVQHWKGEESLIRRTDGVHDFEWALVGKPKDIANPSVLEVKMYTKVAHNMVGAAEAASLTDEEAIALWDKLLSGLKFRVKVPGAPPGSYYIDPDKPAQ; encoded by the coding sequence ATGCCAAATTATAAAAAAGTCCTTATATTCATCATTTCTATTCTATCGATCCAAACAAAGGCAAATGAGATTGAGCCGCAAAAAATACATGAGGCAAAAGAAATGAACGAAAACAGCATTCAAAGAAGAAAAATAGAAACATTATTCCAGAGGACAAAAAATATATGCTTTGGCAGATACCTGTTAAATCTACCGAACGAAGCAGAATTAATAGTCGGAAATTCGGCAGTGGATTTATTTAAAGGAGGCCCGGATAATTTAAAACGCCAGGCAGAAATTGATTTAAAAAAGATTCAATCCTTGAACATCTCACCTGAAATTATTTACAATGACAATGGTCCAATAGAAAACAGCTGGCAACTTCGATACTACAATAGCAGCTCAGCCAAAGAAGCCAATTTTATAATTTACCGGACGTTAATCAACAAAGGGGATTTCATATTTGCCATAGGCGATGCTGTAGGTAATGGCGACACCGAAAGAGCAACTGCAGAAAGACAGCTCATTCAAGCAAAAAGTCTCCGCTTGCGCGCTACTGAAGAGGTGCCAACCATGCCAGGCATTTGCGTAGAACACGGATTCATGAGCGAAAATCAGTATAAATATCAAGAAATAGACGACGTAGGTATTTATTTACCCAGCTTGCCAGATGTTACTTTCTCCATCAGCTCAAATAAAGATGCATACGGTGACTACCCACCGGCAGAATTTGAGTCAAGATTGCGCGGAGAACTATCGCTACTCCATCGCATACAAGACGCAAAAAAAATTCAAGGCAACAACTACCCCAAGCGCACTCTGCTGCGCGAAGGCAAGCGCACAGTTCAACACTGGAAAGGCGAAGAGTCGCTGATACGACGTACCGATGGCGTACATGATTTTGAATGGGCATTGGTGGGCAAACCGAAAGACATCGCAAATCCGTCTGTGCTGGAAGTCAAGATGTACACCAAAGTCGCCCACAACATGGTCGGTGCCGCCGAAGCAGCGTCGCTGACCGACGAGGAGGCGATAGCCTTGTGGGACAAGCTGCTGTCGGGCTTGAAGTTCCGGGTGAAAGTGCCGGGGGCACCGCCGGGTTCGTATTATATCGATCCGGACAAACCGGCGCAGTGA
- a CDS encoding type VI secretion system Vgr family protein, which produces MHASIQAALSAFDLAAQERRLLKIDFPHEDGPGGTILLVNSLTAREEVSRDFRFEAELLSDDAHIALKAMMGRMVTISMVRDDGTLRHFNGYVGEFCLLRADGGFAWYRMVLQPWLAFARLRQDNVSFHGQSVMQLTETTFAHYGQRDWKTSIQGDDPQLTCANQHNETDYNHLHRRWEALGWHYWYEHRADGHTLWLADNSTLADMIATLSGDGAMRFHCESGSMEDDGLRQWQAVRRIGSGQLTLASFDYKNPQPRLASGYSLNRQGDVFAHELYENTGAYGYKNVDDGESLAQRRMEESDHLRQYFEAAGNHRGAQSGLCFRLDGHFSAEEKRYQPGQERPDSIAEREYLILSVLHSASNNYQVGPNAPSHYVNNMMCVRRDIRWRPGRGYNSTPCIVAGVQTALVVGPAGEEIHTDALGRIRLQFHWDRLGTFDERSSPWIRVMMPMAGPQMGQIALPRVGQEVVVQFQDGNIDHPIVIGVVYNSANPPPWQLPQQRALSGLRSRELGARSANHLVLDDTKGAIQAQLRSAHQDSRLSLGNITRIDDNAGRKEARGVGFELASNSWGALRAAKGMLITTETSTGTESVKQLDETQARLAQARQLQEGLAGMAVDAGAQDSAAQQGAVAVSIQRQNAAIKGAGDDFPELSEPHLLLASPAGIELSTAQSIHLAASEHVALTSSEHISLASGDSMFASIAKTFSLFVHKAGMKLIAASGKVSIQAHSDEVEILAQKVLSLISEADWVNIKGKKGIRLHGAKHMLEISDKVQFFTSSPVLFNGNLETLAPKSVSQEFNERPVARFDQAVRLLQVDGTPAPDIAFELIREDGHRISEKSSSGGLTPVQKGDGMDSYTIRYKGELP; this is translated from the coding sequence ATGCATGCAAGCATCCAGGCGGCACTGTCGGCCTTCGACCTCGCCGCGCAAGAGCGGCGCCTGCTGAAGATCGACTTCCCCCATGAAGATGGACCGGGCGGCACCATCCTGCTGGTCAATTCGCTGACCGCTAGGGAAGAGGTATCGCGCGACTTCCGTTTCGAGGCCGAATTGCTGTCCGATGACGCGCACATCGCGCTCAAGGCCATGATGGGCCGCATGGTAACCATTTCCATGGTGCGCGACGATGGCACGCTGCGCCACTTTAACGGCTATGTGGGCGAGTTTTGCCTGCTGCGCGCCGATGGCGGCTTTGCCTGGTACCGCATGGTGCTGCAACCCTGGCTGGCCTTCGCCCGGCTGCGTCAGGACAATGTGTCCTTTCATGGCCAAAGCGTGATGCAGCTGACCGAAACAACATTTGCGCACTACGGGCAGCGCGACTGGAAAACCAGCATTCAGGGCGACGATCCACAGCTCACCTGCGCCAATCAGCACAATGAAACCGACTACAACCACCTGCACCGGCGCTGGGAAGCGCTGGGCTGGCATTACTGGTACGAGCACCGCGCCGACGGCCATACGCTTTGGCTCGCAGACAACAGCACCCTGGCGGACATGATCGCCACGCTATCGGGCGACGGCGCGATGCGCTTCCACTGCGAATCGGGTTCCATGGAAGACGATGGTCTACGACAGTGGCAAGCCGTGCGCCGGATCGGCTCCGGGCAGCTGACCTTGGCCAGTTTCGACTATAAAAATCCGCAGCCACGGCTTGCCAGCGGCTACTCCCTGAACCGCCAGGGTGATGTATTTGCCCACGAACTGTACGAAAACACGGGCGCCTATGGCTATAAGAATGTCGATGATGGGGAATCGCTGGCACAACGCCGCATGGAGGAAAGCGACCATCTGCGCCAGTATTTCGAGGCGGCCGGCAATCACCGTGGCGCACAGTCTGGCCTTTGTTTCCGGCTCGATGGACATTTCAGCGCCGAGGAAAAACGCTACCAGCCTGGCCAGGAGCGCCCTGACAGTATTGCCGAACGCGAATACCTGATCCTGTCAGTGCTGCATAGCGCCAGCAATAATTATCAGGTTGGCCCGAACGCCCCCTCCCACTATGTCAACAATATGATGTGCGTGCGCCGGGACATCCGCTGGCGGCCGGGCCGTGGCTACAACAGCACGCCATGCATCGTTGCCGGCGTGCAGACGGCGCTGGTGGTCGGGCCGGCCGGAGAAGAAATCCATACCGATGCCCTGGGACGCATCCGCCTGCAATTTCACTGGGACCGCCTGGGTACATTCGATGAGCGCAGCTCGCCATGGATACGCGTCATGATGCCGATGGCGGGCCCGCAAATGGGGCAAATCGCCTTGCCGCGCGTGGGTCAGGAAGTCGTCGTGCAATTCCAGGACGGCAATATCGACCATCCCATCGTCATCGGCGTGGTCTACAACAGCGCCAATCCGCCTCCTTGGCAATTGCCACAGCAACGCGCCCTGTCCGGCTTGCGCAGCCGCGAACTGGGCGCCCGCAGCGCCAACCATCTCGTGCTCGACGACACCAAGGGCGCGATCCAGGCACAGCTGCGCAGTGCGCACCAGGATAGCCGGCTTTCATTGGGCAATATCACCCGCATCGACGACAATGCTGGTCGCAAGGAAGCGCGCGGCGTTGGCTTTGAATTGGCCAGCAACTCCTGGGGTGCACTGCGCGCAGCCAAAGGCATGCTGATCACCACCGAAACATCAACAGGAACGGAATCAGTCAAACAGCTCGACGAAACACAAGCCCGCCTGGCGCAGGCACGCCAACTGCAAGAGGGACTGGCCGGCATGGCCGTTGACGCGGGTGCGCAAGACAGCGCCGCACAACAGGGCGCCGTCGCCGTATCCATCCAGCGGCAAAACGCCGCCATCAAAGGTGCCGGCGACGATTTCCCTGAGCTGTCCGAACCACATCTGCTGCTGGCCAGCCCGGCCGGCATCGAACTGAGCACGGCCCAGTCCATCCACCTGGCCGCCAGCGAGCATGTGGCGCTCACCAGCAGCGAGCATATTTCACTCGCCAGCGGCGACAGCATGTTTGCCAGCATCGCCAAAACCTTCAGCCTGTTCGTGCACAAGGCCGGTATGAAACTGATCGCCGCCAGCGGCAAGGTATCCATCCAGGCGCACAGCGACGAGGTCGAAATCCTCGCCCAAAAAGTGCTGTCGCTGATCAGCGAAGCAGACTGGGTCAACATCAAGGGCAAGAAAGGCATACGCCTGCACGGCGCCAAGCACATGCTGGAAATCAGCGACAAGGTGCAGTTCTTCACCTCATCCCCCGTGCTCTTCAACGGCAACCTGGAAACCTTGGCGCCGAAGAGCGTGTCGCAGGAATTTAATGAACGGCCAGTAGCGCGTTTTGATCAGGCCGTTCGACTGCTGCAAGTCGATGGCACACCCGCTCCCGATATAGCTTTTGAGTTAATACGCGAAGATGGCCACAGAATCAGTGAAAAGAGTAGCAGTGGTGGACTTACCCCAGTACAGAAAGGGGACGGCATGGATAGCTACACAATACGCTACAAAGGAGAACTTCCATGA
- the tssF gene encoding type VI secretion system baseplate subunit TssF, with translation MEDLLPYFERELVMLRRHCREFAERYPRIAGKLHMSGESCEDPHVEHLIESVAMLAARISKRLDDDFPQFTEALFEALFPHYLRPFPSCTIVHQSAPAAGAGVLHLPAGSEMDATPVRGVRCRFKTAYDMTTGASILESAGFDAKIKAPPGVRLPASASSSLNIGIRHLDAAPASLRVFIDGEASFSAALRDALFMHTVCAFVSIDAAQWMALPAVPLTPVGFADTDALIPFGARSQPAYRILSEYFAYPEKFNFFDIDIAALGAALPPGCQRFGLHLCMAGLRPDSASARMLSSISSANLRLGCSPAVNLFRQEGVPIAVTRQKTDYSVLAHATHAHGYEVITVDAVRLLRQRGGESTLTEFRPLYSLRHGEGSAQQGHYWIMRHDMALAIRSPGHEKKITLVDSDFNPLIHEKASLSLSLTCSNRDLPLALKYGQPQGDLQPCDGGPALHMLRRPSQPRRFSPGAGLHWRLISHLALNHHALVQEGMPALREMLTLYDLSQSATSQRQISGIVALAHSPTTTWLRHKRGTSLAHGVEVRITLDEEAFVGSGMHLFVQVIDHFLGLYVQINSFIELVVLSLQSGEELIRCKPRSGLQNLV, from the coding sequence CTGCGGCGGCATTGCCGTGAGTTTGCCGAACGTTATCCGAGAATCGCAGGCAAATTGCACATGTCCGGCGAGTCTTGCGAAGATCCGCACGTCGAACACTTGATCGAATCGGTGGCCATGCTGGCGGCACGCATTTCAAAACGGCTTGATGACGACTTTCCGCAATTTACCGAAGCCTTGTTCGAAGCCCTGTTCCCACATTATCTGCGCCCCTTCCCATCGTGCACCATCGTGCACCAGTCCGCCCCGGCAGCCGGAGCGGGCGTATTGCACCTGCCGGCCGGCAGTGAAATGGACGCAACGCCTGTGCGCGGCGTGCGCTGCCGCTTCAAGACGGCCTACGACATGACGACAGGAGCATCGATACTGGAAAGCGCAGGTTTCGATGCGAAGATCAAGGCACCGCCTGGCGTACGCCTGCCAGCATCGGCCAGCTCCTCGCTGAACATCGGCATCCGGCATCTCGATGCGGCGCCCGCATCCCTGCGCGTGTTCATTGATGGTGAAGCTTCTTTTTCCGCCGCATTGCGCGATGCCTTGTTCATGCACACAGTCTGCGCTTTTGTGTCAATCGACGCGGCACAATGGATGGCATTGCCCGCCGTGCCTTTGACGCCCGTCGGCTTCGCCGACACGGATGCCTTGATACCTTTCGGTGCCCGCTCGCAGCCGGCCTACCGCATCTTGAGCGAGTATTTTGCATACCCGGAAAAATTCAATTTCTTTGACATTGATATCGCGGCGCTGGGTGCGGCCCTGCCACCTGGTTGCCAGCGCTTTGGCCTGCATCTGTGCATGGCCGGCTTGCGGCCCGATTCCGCTTCGGCACGCATGTTGTCCAGTATTTCCAGCGCAAACTTGAGACTGGGCTGCAGTCCCGCTGTCAATCTCTTCCGCCAGGAAGGCGTGCCGATTGCCGTCACCCGGCAGAAAACCGACTATTCCGTGCTGGCACATGCTACCCATGCCCATGGTTACGAAGTCATCACTGTCGATGCGGTGCGTTTGTTGCGCCAACGGGGAGGCGAAAGCACGCTGACCGAATTTCGCCCGCTGTACAGCCTGCGCCATGGAGAGGGTTCGGCGCAACAAGGCCATTACTGGATCATGCGGCACGACATGGCTTTGGCCATCAGAAGTCCTGGCCATGAAAAGAAAATCACATTGGTCGATAGCGACTTCAATCCCCTGATCCATGAAAAGGCAAGCCTGTCGCTGTCGCTGACATGCAGTAACCGAGATCTTCCCCTTGCACTCAAATACGGCCAGCCGCAAGGAGACTTGCAGCCGTGTGACGGCGGACCTGCGCTGCACATGCTGCGACGTCCCAGCCAGCCACGGCGTTTTTCACCGGGCGCGGGCCTGCACTGGCGCCTGATTTCGCATCTGGCGCTGAATCATCATGCACTGGTCCAGGAAGGCATGCCGGCGCTGCGCGAAATGCTGACGCTGTACGACTTATCCCAATCGGCCACCTCGCAACGCCAGATCAGCGGCATCGTCGCGTTGGCGCACTCGCCGACCACGACGTGGCTGCGACACAAGCGCGGCACCTCTTTGGCGCATGGCGTGGAAGTGCGCATCACGCTTGACGAGGAAGCGTTCGTCGGCAGCGGCATGCACCTGTTTGTGCAGGTGATCGATCACTTCCTTGGGCTGTATGTGCAAATCAACAGTTTCATCGAACTGGTGGTGCTATCACTGCAAAGCGGAGAGGAGCTGATCCGATGCAAACCAAGAAGCGGACTGCAGAATCTGGTGTAG